In Nicotiana tabacum cultivar K326 chromosome 17, ASM71507v2, whole genome shotgun sequence, one DNA window encodes the following:
- the LOC107773665 gene encoding protein C2-DOMAIN ABA-RELATED 3-like: MENLLGLLRIHIHRGINLAIRDVTSSDPYVVVRLGRQKLKTRVVKKNVNPEWNEDLTLSITEPIQPIKLQVYDKDIFSLDDKMGDAELDIFPFIDAVRKRFENIPNGTIITKIKPSRENCFSEESCIVWENGQVVQNVFIRLRNVERGEIELQLRWIDIPNSKGL, encoded by the exons ATGGAGAATTTATTGGGTCTTCTGAGAATTCATATCCACAGAGGTATTAATTTGGCTATTAGAGATGTTACTAGCAGCGATCCGTATGTTGTTGTTAGGCTGGGTAGACAG AAACTGAAGACTCGAGTGGTGAAGAAGAATGTCAATCCTGAATGGAATGAAGACTTAACATTATCCATCACTGAACCAATTCAACCAATCAAACTG CAAGTTTATGACAAGGATATATTTTCCCTAGACGATAAAATGGGAGATGCAGAACTTGACATATTTCCATTTATAGATGCTGTAAGAAAGCGCTTCGAGAACATTCCGAATGGAACCATAATCACCAAAATAAAGCCAAGCAGGGAAAATTGCTTCTCTGAAGAAAGCTGTATTGTCTGGGAAAATGGTCAAGTTGTTCAAAATGTGTTTATTAGATTGCGAAATGTTGAGCGTGGTGAAATAGAGCTACAATTGCGGTGGATTGATATTCCTAATTCCAAGGGTCTGTAG